A genomic window from Periweissella cryptocerci includes:
- the trxA gene encoding thioredoxin produces MATTITGENIATETAEGLTLVDFWADWCAPCKMMNPILEQLEGEYGDQIKFGKLDVDGNTAIAEEYRVMSIPSLVLFRNGKAIEKVSGLYPKDKLAEYIEAKIGEATDM; encoded by the coding sequence ATGGCAACAACGATTACGGGCGAAAATATCGCTACTGAAACTGCAGAAGGCTTAACCTTGGTCGATTTTTGGGCTGATTGGTGTGCCCCTTGTAAGATGATGAATCCGATTTTGGAACAACTCGAAGGCGAATACGGTGACCAAATCAAATTTGGTAAACTCGATGTTGACGGTAACACGGCAATCGCTGAAGAATATCGCGTGATGAGTATTCCATCATTGGTGCTTTTCCGCAATGGTAAGGCAATCGAAAAGGTTTCTGGCTTGTACCCTAAGGACAAGTTGGCTGAATACATTGAAGCCAAGATTGGCGAAGCAACTGATATGTAA
- a CDS encoding aldo/keto reductase encodes MIKEFEAGTFTLNNGVEMPKLGFGTYAAQESPDFTAAMDHAVETGFRLFDTASMYGNQIDLGNYFANNSGLDRDNYWLTSKVGQQEQGYEETLAAFKNTTKELQTDYLDLYLVHWPKEKHMFQTWKALEHLYKEGYVRAIGVSNFEANHLDRLMLEATVMPAVDQVETHPYFNNHVTRDYMQSLGIQHQAWSPLGQAADLKDPLIITLAEKYGKTPAQIVLKWHNQNGTAVIPKSTNNKRITENATIGDFTLNPHDMALVNLLNRGERIMGAPDENYVNDLW; translated from the coding sequence ATGATTAAAGAATTTGAGGCGGGGACGTTTACATTAAACAATGGTGTTGAGATGCCTAAACTGGGTTTTGGCACATATGCGGCGCAAGAGTCACCAGATTTCACGGCTGCGATGGATCATGCGGTTGAGACGGGATTCCGGTTATTCGATACGGCGTCAATGTACGGCAACCAAATTGATCTTGGTAATTATTTTGCGAATAATAGTGGTCTTGACCGTGATAATTATTGGTTAACTTCAAAAGTTGGTCAACAAGAACAAGGTTACGAAGAGACTTTGGCAGCCTTCAAGAATACGACCAAGGAATTACAAACGGATTACTTGGATTTATACTTGGTGCACTGGCCAAAAGAAAAGCACATGTTCCAAACATGGAAAGCTCTGGAACATTTGTACAAGGAAGGTTATGTCCGTGCGATTGGGGTTTCAAATTTTGAAGCGAACCACTTGGATCGTTTGATGTTGGAAGCTACTGTGATGCCAGCCGTCGACCAAGTTGAGACGCACCCATACTTTAATAATCATGTGACCCGTGATTACATGCAAAGCTTGGGTATTCAACACCAAGCTTGGAGCCCATTGGGTCAAGCCGCTGATTTGAAGGATCCATTGATTATTACGTTAGCTGAAAAATACGGTAAGACGCCTGCTCAAATCGTATTGAAGTGGCATAATCAGAATGGGACAGCCGTAATTCCAAAATCAACGAATAACAAGCGAATTACTGAAAATGCCACGATTGGGGATTTTACGTTGAATCCGCATGACATGGCGTTGGTTAACTTGTTGAATCGTGGTGAACGGATTATGGGTGCACCGGATGAAAACTATGTGAATGATTTATGGTAA
- the pnuC gene encoding nicotinamide riboside transporter PnuC yields MKQFSLIGTFTATFAELMGKIMEETKQSFSNVAKDASIAALSPKNIIRDMVQQPMGNRIYMLLLAVMQLATFVFAYTTADGFAISDGMANPLNIIALIAGIAGVMKVILVARGKMTTYFWGLINTVAYIIVSSQSALWGEVMLNAFIFVMQFVGAIQWMRPNESDDADAPSGTVKARQLSLRGWIILGVIIIAGWQIYAFALGLTNDPHPSVDSLAVVLQVIAQFLMTMRYGASQWALWIIANIVELLLWSPWLNYNPIMLALWGAFLINAVYGYWMWTRTLQEPEPAATK; encoded by the coding sequence ATGAAACAGTTCAGTCTGATTGGTACCTTCACTGCAACATTCGCAGAATTAATGGGGAAAATCATGGAAGAAACAAAGCAATCATTTTCCAATGTCGCCAAAGACGCAAGTATCGCCGCTCTCAGTCCCAAAAATATTATTCGTGATATGGTCCAGCAACCAATGGGGAATCGCATTTATATGCTCCTCTTAGCCGTAATGCAACTGGCTACCTTTGTTTTCGCGTATACGACCGCTGATGGTTTTGCCATCAGCGATGGTATGGCGAATCCGCTCAACATCATTGCTCTCATTGCCGGAATTGCCGGTGTCATGAAAGTTATCCTCGTCGCCCGCGGTAAAATGACGACGTACTTCTGGGGTTTAATCAATACCGTGGCTTATATTATCGTTTCCTCCCAATCAGCGTTGTGGGGCGAAGTAATGCTAAATGCATTTATCTTCGTAATGCAATTTGTTGGAGCCATTCAATGGATGCGACCAAATGAATCTGATGATGCCGATGCACCAAGTGGTACCGTCAAAGCGCGTCAATTATCACTACGTGGTTGGATTATTTTAGGCGTTATCATTATCGCTGGTTGGCAAATCTACGCCTTTGCACTAGGATTAACCAATGATCCTCACCCATCAGTTGATAGCTTAGCCGTCGTGTTACAAGTCATCGCGCAGTTCTTGATGACGATGCGTTATGGTGCGAGTCAATGGGCACTGTGGATTATCGCTAATATTGTTGAATTGTTATTGTGGTCACCATGGCTCAATTACAATCCGATTATGCTAGCCTTATGGGGCGCATTCTTAATCAACGCGGTCTACGGTTACTGGATGTGGACACGTACTTTGCAAGAACCCGAACCGGCTGCAACAAAGTAA
- a CDS encoding branched-chain amino acid aminotransferase, whose product MTEFANPSDFDWNNLNFSYHPLPYRFRAYYDNGTWHDMGLETDPYLPIHEGSTALHYGQQVFEGMKAYRRADGGINLFRPDQNAARMNRSNARLLMPEVPTEMFLEAAKAVVQANADFVPPYGTGATLYLRPFIIGVGPNVGVQPAASYIFTIFATPVGPYYKGGLTPTAYVTSDYDRAAHGGTGQAKVGGNYAASLMPGDQAHQAGYSDVVYLDPRLHENIEELGSANFFGITKDGQFLTPKSPSILPSITKYSLMAVAEELGLTARETTISIHDLDQFSEAGAMGTAAVISPVGSITHGDDKHVFFSETEVGPITQQLYNRLLAIQFGDEKGPENWIVDVPAK is encoded by the coding sequence ATGACTGAATTTGCTAACCCATCTGATTTTGATTGGAACAACCTGAACTTCTCATACCATCCCCTGCCTTATCGCTTCCGCGCATACTACGATAACGGCACTTGGCATGACATGGGTTTAGAAACTGATCCATATTTACCAATTCATGAAGGCTCGACTGCCTTGCATTATGGTCAACAAGTTTTCGAAGGAATGAAAGCCTACCGCCGTGCAGATGGTGGAATTAATCTTTTCCGTCCCGACCAAAATGCCGCTCGGATGAACCGGTCAAATGCCCGTCTGTTAATGCCTGAAGTCCCAACGGAGATGTTCCTTGAAGCGGCCAAAGCAGTCGTCCAAGCCAACGCCGATTTCGTTCCACCTTATGGAACTGGGGCAACTCTCTACTTACGCCCATTTATCATTGGTGTCGGCCCAAACGTTGGGGTACAACCGGCCGCCTCATATATCTTTACAATTTTCGCTACTCCAGTGGGACCATACTATAAAGGTGGCTTAACGCCAACTGCCTATGTAACTTCTGATTACGATCGGGCTGCTCACGGTGGAACTGGTCAAGCCAAGGTTGGTGGTAACTATGCGGCGAGCCTTATGCCCGGTGACCAAGCACACCAAGCGGGCTATTCCGATGTGGTCTACCTTGATCCACGACTCCATGAAAATATTGAAGAACTTGGTTCAGCCAACTTCTTCGGTATTACCAAAGACGGCCAGTTCTTAACACCAAAAAGCCCCTCAATCTTGCCTTCAATTACGAAGTACAGTCTAATGGCTGTGGCTGAGGAACTTGGTTTAACCGCACGCGAAACTACAATTAGTATTCACGACTTGGATCAATTCAGTGAAGCTGGTGCAATGGGCACAGCCGCGGTAATTTCACCAGTTGGTTCAATTACGCACGGTGACGACAAACACGTTTTCTTCTCAGAAACAGAAGTCGGACCCATCACTCAACAACTTTACAATCGCCTCCTCGCTATCCAATTCGGTGATGAAAAGGGACCCGAGAATTGGATTGTAGACGTGCCCGCCAAATAA
- a CDS encoding MucBP domain-containing protein, giving the protein MKKNKENNMRIYRQVYRDSTNKMFAKLGKRWIYTSLAMITMLGGVGVTPIVLADSLATKQVDAPVNVNDVNSSNQSAAEKMDNPVLPSVNFSTSKKPVTKAPEKKNTTTNKNMSKKAKAAQARNGAWTFTRADFNIEGTTIVTLSNEFLEYYNSGEWDGNLSFPADMDDITTIANTAFPDLWRMNSVDFDNLVNLTTLDENSFYTCQELTSIRFANNPKLKTIGGGSFFGCLSLTQITLGDFDGPIEIGEDAFKWVSYFSPDGTEENFHPYGNGIVTPLTTGSALTAAQQFVDYINTENGYPDADAGTLVWRISGTVTPRYVDQQGKEITQDSNGKPVVASTTNEGFRGDAYTLPAAPTIAGYGDPKVVSGSATGMMTGGPQVVTYEYRTAAQPITIYRVDTDDNELEAPEVISGYVDDKLDLTPKNFDNYKFKGLYNATNSMTRAVPKLNWQSTDANTSVKYGDVSGQSYKFVYEKNSSNTETPNTPSPVTGDKPSGTSTQKPAEPDKLPGTGGKKTPTKPAKTTVMNSGNTTNSTTTLPKAGRSREFLAPILGIVILSGVLAVNIWKKKYKL; this is encoded by the coding sequence ATGAAAAAAAATAAAGAAAACAATATGAGAATATATCGTCAGGTGTACCGTGATAGTACCAATAAGATGTTTGCTAAGCTTGGCAAGCGCTGGATTTATACTTCGCTGGCAATGATTACTATGCTGGGTGGGGTAGGCGTAACTCCGATTGTGTTAGCAGATTCATTGGCTACCAAACAAGTAGATGCACCCGTTAATGTTAATGACGTTAACAGTAGTAATCAAAGTGCTGCCGAAAAAATGGACAATCCAGTTTTACCGAGCGTTAATTTTAGCACGTCGAAAAAACCGGTTACGAAAGCACCGGAAAAAAAGAATACAACGACAAATAAAAATATGTCGAAAAAAGCCAAAGCGGCGCAAGCTAGAAATGGTGCATGGACATTTACCCGTGCTGATTTCAATATTGAAGGCACGACGATTGTTACGCTTTCCAATGAATTTTTGGAATATTACAATAGTGGTGAATGGGACGGAAATTTAAGTTTTCCAGCGGATATGGATGATATTACCACGATTGCGAACACGGCCTTTCCTGATTTGTGGCGAATGAATAGCGTTGATTTTGACAATTTAGTTAATTTAACAACACTTGATGAGAATTCCTTCTATACGTGCCAAGAATTAACTTCAATTCGATTCGCAAACAATCCTAAGTTAAAAACAATTGGTGGAGGCTCATTTTTTGGCTGTTTAAGTCTTACGCAGATTACCTTGGGTGATTTTGATGGGCCAATCGAAATCGGGGAAGATGCCTTCAAATGGGTTAGTTATTTTTCACCAGATGGAACGGAAGAAAACTTCCACCCCTACGGTAATGGTATCGTGACACCGCTGACGACTGGAAGCGCGCTGACTGCCGCCCAACAATTTGTTGATTACATTAATACAGAAAATGGCTACCCTGATGCGGATGCCGGTACGTTAGTTTGGCGGATTAGTGGTACGGTCACCCCAAGATACGTTGATCAACAAGGTAAGGAAATTACCCAAGATAGCAACGGAAAACCAGTCGTAGCATCAACTACGAACGAAGGTTTCCGGGGAGATGCATATACATTACCAGCTGCGCCAACAATTGCCGGTTATGGTGACCCCAAGGTAGTCAGTGGGAGTGCAACTGGCATGATGACTGGGGGCCCACAAGTGGTAACCTATGAATATCGCACCGCAGCGCAGCCAATTACAATTTATCGCGTTGACACTGATGATAATGAATTGGAAGCACCTGAGGTAATTAGTGGTTACGTTGATGATAAGTTAGATTTAACGCCCAAAAATTTTGACAATTACAAGTTTAAGGGTTTATACAATGCGACTAATAGCATGACACGTGCAGTGCCAAAGCTCAATTGGCAAAGTACAGATGCTAATACGAGTGTGAAATATGGGGATGTTAGCGGTCAAAGTTATAAATTTGTCTATGAAAAAAACAGTTCAAATACGGAGACCCCAAACACGCCATCACCGGTCACAGGAGACAAGCCAAGTGGAACATCAACGCAAAAACCTGCGGAACCTGATAAGTTACCGGGGACTGGTGGCAAAAAAACGCCCACGAAACCTGCAAAAACAACCGTAATGAATTCAGGAAATACGACAAATTCAACAACAACGCTACCAAAAGCTGGACGGAGTCGTGAGTTCTTGGCGCCAATCCTTGGTATCGTGATACTCTCGGGAGTGCTTGCTGTGAATATATGGAAGAAAAAGTATAAGTTGTAG
- a CDS encoding AzlC family ABC transporter permease encodes MKEQKNEPRWLTVMKVTMPLMLSYLPIGIAAGILLHSGGFAIWMIVLLSVLVFSGGAQFMIASMLMTATPVWTITIMLFFLELRYALLGTSLSKYLRDQPQHFILRFSASMNDENYAVNYLKFSTDKNWSADDALKVEYFSLAAWTLGNVVGGILGSAVTIDLPIVHFALTAMFLYMVTMQIKKRILFFPVIVSGVLSVWLVVAFQSTLGLILATVTAATAGYLAEMAIKKHNHQSAILSKVKGPKNTHEQLGRLQRAKEQKGSAE; translated from the coding sequence ATGAAGGAACAAAAGAACGAGCCCCGTTGGCTCACAGTAATGAAAGTTACAATGCCTTTAATGTTAAGCTATCTCCCCATCGGGATTGCTGCCGGAATTCTTTTACACTCTGGTGGTTTCGCGATCTGGATGATTGTGCTCTTATCAGTTCTAGTTTTCTCTGGTGGTGCTCAGTTCATGATTGCGTCAATGCTCATGACAGCCACACCAGTCTGGACAATCACTATCATGCTGTTTTTCTTGGAATTACGGTATGCACTGCTTGGAACGAGTTTGTCGAAATACCTGCGTGACCAACCACAGCACTTTATTTTGCGTTTTTCTGCTTCAATGAATGATGAAAACTATGCGGTTAATTACCTTAAGTTTTCAACTGATAAAAATTGGAGTGCTGATGATGCTTTGAAAGTTGAATATTTCTCATTAGCAGCTTGGACGTTAGGAAATGTTGTTGGTGGGATTCTTGGTTCCGCAGTTACAATTGATTTACCAATTGTGCACTTTGCTTTAACCGCAATGTTCTTATACATGGTCACAATGCAAATCAAGAAGCGCATTCTTTTCTTCCCAGTAATCGTATCAGGTGTTTTATCAGTCTGGTTAGTTGTCGCTTTCCAAAGCACGCTTGGATTAATCTTAGCGACTGTGACGGCAGCAACGGCGGGTTACTTAGCTGAAATGGCCATCAAAAAGCACAATCATCAAAGTGCGATCTTGTCTAAAGTTAAGGGACCAAAGAATACGCACGAACAATTAGGGCGCTTGCAACGCGCGAAGGAACAAAAAGGGAGTGCTGAATAA
- a CDS encoding AzlD domain-containing protein encodes MDAELKRHLMIVGFGAIAAFLPRYIPMLFFTTRKIPKWFNDWMGFVPVSLFTALIAKDIFVDHDYHVTFGNVNMMLAAVLVIVVAYYTHSMLLSVVTGLAAVWGFALLLTSMGIQF; translated from the coding sequence ATGGATGCAGAATTAAAACGGCATTTAATGATTGTGGGTTTTGGGGCGATTGCGGCCTTTCTTCCGCGGTACATCCCAATGCTATTCTTCACTACACGGAAAATTCCCAAGTGGTTTAACGATTGGATGGGGTTCGTTCCAGTTTCGTTGTTCACGGCATTGATTGCCAAGGACATTTTCGTGGATCACGATTACCATGTCACGTTTGGTAACGTGAACATGATGCTGGCGGCAGTCTTAGTTATTGTCGTGGCATATTATACACACTCAATGTTACTGTCAGTTGTGACGGGTTTAGCCGCAGTTTGGGGCTTTGCGTTACTATTAACATCAATGGGTATTCAATTTTAA
- a CDS encoding 2,3-diphosphoglycerate-dependent phosphoglycerate mutase: MAKLVLIRHGQSEWNLKNLFTGWVDVNLSDQGVEEAKNAGRSLKAEGLEFDYAYTSVLKRAIKTLHFALEESDQLWIPETKTWRLNERHYGALQGQDKAEAAAKWGDEQVHIWRRSYDVLPPMQDVNAEGSIAGDRRYANLDPRTIPAGENLKVTLERVIPFYQDEIAPKLKDDKNIVIAAHGNSLRALAKYIEEISDDDILNLEMATGEPVVYTFDKDLKLTDKKILTKKAL, translated from the coding sequence ATGGCTAAATTAGTTTTGATTCGTCACGGACAAAGTGAATGGAACTTGAAGAACTTGTTCACTGGTTGGGTTGATGTTAACTTGTCAGACCAAGGTGTTGAAGAAGCCAAGAACGCTGGTCGTTCATTGAAGGCAGAAGGTTTGGAATTTGATTACGCATACACTTCAGTATTGAAGCGTGCCATCAAGACTTTACACTTCGCTTTGGAAGAATCAGACCAACTCTGGATTCCAGAAACTAAGACTTGGCGCTTAAACGAACGTCACTACGGTGCATTGCAAGGCCAAGATAAGGCTGAAGCAGCTGCTAAGTGGGGTGACGAACAAGTGCACATCTGGCGTCGTTCATATGACGTATTGCCACCTATGCAAGACGTTAACGCTGAAGGTTCAATTGCTGGCGACCGTCGCTACGCTAACTTGGACCCACGCACTATTCCAGCAGGTGAAAACTTGAAGGTTACTTTGGAACGCGTAATTCCATTCTATCAAGATGAAATCGCACCAAAGCTTAAGGATGACAAGAACATTGTGATCGCAGCCCACGGTAACTCATTGCGTGCCTTGGCTAAGTACATCGAAGAAATTTCTGACGATGATATCCTTAACCTCGAAATGGCTACTGGTGAACCAGTTGTCTACACATTCGACAAAGACTTGAAGCTTACTGATAAGAAGATTCTTACTAAGAAAGCTTTGTAA
- a CDS encoding C40 family peptidase, whose protein sequence is MNKFNLKKIALSSFVTTALLAGGTVIANADTVTVKSGDSLSALAATNGTTVNKIAQDNHIANPQLIFVGQSLQINGGSNASVGSQSQAAQPSNVSTRSTTTSSSTGQNIVNYAARFLGTPYVWGGGTPAGFDCSGLVQYVFANAAGINLAHYTGSQAAATTRIPVSQAKAGDLYFWANGSGVYHVAIATGNGQYIEAPKPGDVVKTSSVNYWAPSFATRVAGVN, encoded by the coding sequence ATGAATAAATTTAATTTAAAGAAAATCGCATTATCATCATTTGTCACGACAGCATTATTAGCCGGTGGGACGGTTATCGCTAATGCGGACACAGTTACAGTTAAATCGGGGGATTCACTTTCAGCACTTGCTGCTACTAACGGGACAACCGTTAATAAAATTGCTCAAGATAACCACATCGCTAACCCGCAATTAATTTTTGTAGGACAAAGCTTACAAATCAACGGTGGTAGCAATGCAAGTGTTGGCAGTCAAAGTCAGGCCGCACAACCAAGCAATGTTTCAACACGCAGCACAACGACCTCATCATCAACTGGTCAAAATATCGTTAACTACGCTGCCCGCTTCTTAGGTACACCCTACGTTTGGGGCGGTGGCACACCAGCTGGCTTTGACTGTTCTGGACTTGTTCAATACGTCTTCGCCAATGCGGCTGGGATTAACTTAGCTCACTACACTGGTTCACAAGCCGCTGCAACCACGCGGATTCCAGTTAGCCAAGCTAAAGCCGGCGATTTATACTTCTGGGCTAATGGCAGTGGTGTTTACCACGTTGCCATCGCTACTGGAAACGGTCAATACATTGAAGCACCAAAACCTGGTGATGTCGTTAAGACAAGTTCTGTTAATTACTGGGCACCATCATTTGCTACTCGCGTTGCGGGTGTAAACTAA
- a CDS encoding DUF805 domain-containing protein, translating to MIEATKLFWTHVFDFQTRSTRSDFWWAALGNIILSIIVSFVAGLIFGNSTAGSAAYSIIYGIVGFLYLIATISIVVRRLHDINRSGGWWWIQLIPIVGGIILLVFELTATVEVGNRYPKMER from the coding sequence ATGATTGAAGCAACTAAATTATTTTGGACGCACGTGTTTGATTTCCAAACTCGTTCAACGCGCAGTGATTTCTGGTGGGCGGCATTAGGTAATATTATTCTATCGATTATTGTCTCCTTTGTTGCCGGGCTTATTTTCGGTAACAGCACTGCAGGTTCAGCAGCTTATTCAATTATTTATGGAATTGTTGGTTTTCTCTACTTGATTGCGACGATTTCAATCGTTGTCCGACGTTTACATGACATTAACCGTTCCGGCGGTTGGTGGTGGATTCAACTGATTCCAATTGTCGGCGGGATTATCTTATTAGTCTTTGAATTGACTGCCACAGTCGAAGTTGGCAACCGTTATCCTAAAATGGAACGCTGA
- the adhP gene encoding alcohol dehydrogenase AdhP — MKAAVVREVPDGFVDILEDWKPRDLSFGDALVDVEYVGLCHTDLHCANGDFGNPNELGERNGAFRRVIGHEGVGRVSKLGEGASDYLKVGDRVSIAWFYDACGVCDFCVSGNETFCRNVRNSGYTIDGAMSQQVVVNAKYAVKVPEGLDPVEATSITCAGVTMYKSLKVGETKPGQWVSVHGAGGLGNLAVQYAHNVFGAHVAVIDGNEDKLAAAHANGAEVMINRKKVEDVAAEVQKATGGVHNAQVTAVNATAFNQAVDSLRPMGKLVAVALPQGDMALNIAKTVLDGIEVRGSLVGTRADLKEAFQFGAEGKVKPIVEKVAFSDINEVIDEMKNGKITGRKVFDFTTL; from the coding sequence ATGAAAGCAGCAGTTGTTCGTGAAGTACCAGATGGTTTTGTTGATATCTTAGAAGACTGGAAGCCCCGCGATTTGAGCTTCGGTGACGCCTTGGTTGACGTGGAATACGTTGGTCTCTGTCACACTGATTTACACTGTGCAAACGGTGATTTTGGTAACCCTAATGAATTGGGTGAACGTAACGGTGCTTTCCGCCGTGTTATTGGTCACGAAGGTGTTGGTCGCGTGTCTAAGCTTGGCGAAGGCGCATCTGACTACTTGAAAGTCGGCGATCGTGTATCAATCGCTTGGTTCTACGACGCATGTGGCGTTTGTGATTTCTGTGTTTCAGGTAATGAAACTTTCTGTCGTAACGTTCGCAACTCAGGTTACACAATTGATGGTGCAATGTCACAACAAGTTGTTGTTAACGCTAAGTATGCAGTTAAAGTTCCAGAAGGCTTAGATCCAGTTGAAGCAACTTCAATCACTTGTGCCGGTGTTACAATGTACAAGTCATTGAAGGTTGGTGAAACTAAGCCTGGTCAATGGGTTTCAGTTCACGGTGCCGGTGGTCTTGGTAACTTGGCTGTCCAATACGCACACAATGTCTTTGGTGCTCACGTTGCTGTTATCGATGGTAACGAAGATAAGTTGGCTGCTGCACACGCCAATGGTGCTGAAGTTATGATTAACCGTAAGAAGGTTGAAGACGTGGCTGCTGAAGTGCAAAAGGCAACTGGTGGTGTGCACAACGCCCAAGTTACCGCAGTTAACGCAACTGCCTTTAACCAAGCCGTTGATTCATTGCGCCCAATGGGTAAGTTAGTTGCCGTTGCTTTGCCACAAGGTGACATGGCTTTGAACATCGCTAAGACTGTTCTTGACGGTATCGAAGTTCGTGGTTCATTGGTTGGTACGCGTGCTGACTTGAAGGAAGCTTTCCAATTCGGTGCTGAAGGTAAAGTTAAGCCTATCGTTGAAAAGGTTGCATTCAGTGACATCAACGAAGTTATCGATGAAATGAAGAACGGTAAGATTACCGGTCGTAAGGTCTTCGATTTCACTACTCTTTAA
- a CDS encoding hydroxymethylglutaryl-CoA reductase, degradative → MKFHQLSWTERLREMVTQGHLSVADQALFTANYDAVNEQMIENYVTSYRLPEGVVPNLVVNGQTYMVPMVTEEPSVIAAAANGARMIGLGSGVKAEILNRQMIGQVLIHDADFELVVDYMQAHQDELVNLGNAAHPSMAARGGGLTDIRVRDLGAGYVSVDLLVDTKAAMGANVVNTMAEAVANDLRKRDLGQVTMAILSNLATESLVKATVAIPFSSLVKGDFSGQQIADQIMIASEFSQRDPYRATTENKGLMNGIDAAVMASGNDWRAIEAGVHAYASHTGQYRGLTTWSITDEHLLGELIIPLPVGIVGGSIGIVPLVKANQRMLAIESAEELAQVIAGVGLAQNLAALRALVTNGIQAGHMALQMKSLAIAVGATTEEIPVVVEKLKHAVHADMQTAQEILDKVRN, encoded by the coding sequence ATGAAATTTCATCAATTGTCGTGGACTGAACGCTTGCGCGAAATGGTCACACAGGGTCATTTATCAGTGGCAGATCAGGCGTTATTTACAGCTAACTATGATGCCGTTAATGAGCAAATGATTGAAAATTATGTAACCAGCTATCGATTACCAGAAGGTGTGGTGCCAAACCTGGTTGTGAACGGGCAGACATACATGGTGCCAATGGTGACCGAGGAACCGTCAGTTATTGCGGCAGCCGCTAATGGTGCACGCATGATTGGTTTGGGTAGTGGTGTCAAAGCTGAAATCCTTAATCGGCAAATGATTGGTCAGGTTCTCATACACGACGCTGATTTTGAGCTAGTTGTTGACTATATGCAAGCACATCAGGACGAGTTAGTTAACTTAGGTAATGCCGCACATCCTTCAATGGCAGCCCGTGGTGGTGGCTTAACAGATATTCGCGTGCGTGATTTAGGTGCTGGCTATGTTTCAGTTGATTTGCTGGTCGATACTAAGGCTGCGATGGGTGCAAATGTTGTTAACACAATGGCAGAAGCTGTTGCCAATGATTTACGTAAGCGCGATTTAGGACAAGTGACAATGGCTATTCTATCGAACTTGGCGACCGAATCATTAGTTAAGGCAACGGTAGCAATCCCGTTTAGCAGTTTGGTCAAAGGTGATTTTTCTGGCCAGCAAATTGCTGACCAAATCATGATTGCGAGCGAGTTCAGTCAGCGCGATCCATACCGTGCGACTACTGAAAACAAAGGTTTGATGAATGGGATTGATGCAGCCGTTATGGCGAGTGGGAATGACTGGCGGGCAATCGAAGCCGGCGTGCATGCTTATGCGAGTCATACCGGCCAATATCGTGGCTTAACCACATGGTCTATTACGGATGAACATTTGCTAGGCGAGTTGATTATCCCACTACCGGTTGGAATTGTCGGTGGCTCGATTGGGATTGTCCCACTGGTTAAAGCCAACCAACGGATGTTAGCAATTGAAAGCGCGGAGGAATTAGCGCAAGTCATTGCTGGTGTTGGCTTAGCCCAGAATTTAGCAGCGTTACGCGCGCTAGTAACTAATGGGATTCAAGCTGGTCACATGGCTTTGCAAATGAAATCGTTGGCCATTGCAGTTGGTGCAACCACCGAGGAAATTCCGGTGGTCGTTGAAAAATTAAAGCACGCTGTCCATGCAGATATGCAAACAGCACAAGAAATCTTAGATAAGGTGAGAAATTAA